The segment GGTAGAACCGCCAAACGGACTCAAACACAAAATGCTAAATGAGGCCACAGATGAACAGTTAGTAGAATCCATGCACGAGGAAGCCAAAGAAATGCTATACTCGGGAATATCAACCTTCATAGACTTCAGGGAAGGCGGAATTGAAGGAGTTAAATTACTTAAAAAAGCAGTATATGACCTTCCAATAAACGCCTGCATACTTGGAAGATGTAATGAATACTACGACCCTAAAACAACAGTCGAAGAGGCAAGACTACTTACAAGAGAACTGCTGCAATACTGTGATGGAGTAGGACTAAGTGGAGTTCAGGACGTGGATTCGGAGATAATAATGCAGATAGCACAGGTATGCAATGATGAAGATAAGCTGGCAGTAGTACACGTGGCAGAATACTATGACCTTCAGGAAAAATCAATACAACTTACCAACCAGACAGAAATAGAAAGGGCATTACGTGCGGGATTTACCACAATAGTGCATGCAACCCAACCCGTACTTCAGGACTTGGACCTTCTTGTGGAAAACAGTCCCTTCATAGTGGCATGTCCACGATCAAATGGAATGCTATCAACGGGAATACCACCCGTATCGGTATATAATGAGGTAGGATTGGACGTGGCGTTAGGTACGGATAACGTGATGTTTAACAAGCCGGACATGTTCAGGGAGATGGAATATACACTAAAAGCCATGCGTGGAACATATCAAAACAAGATAACCGCTAGGGACATACTGAAGATGGCTACTATTAATGGGTTTAAAATACTTGGTAAGGATATAAGCATAAGTGAGGGAAACGTCTCCGATATACTCGTGATAAAACAAAAATCAGAAGACCCGTACCTGTCAGTCGTTAACAGGTCATCTGCTGAGGATATAGTAAACTTCATAATGGGAAATCAGATGTAACATCATAACTAAAAAATAGATTAAAAAAAATGGATTACAAGTCAGATTCGATGTAATCTGTCTCATCCATGTTCTTCTTATTTTCATTCATCTCCTTTTTATTGTTTTTTTCCAGGTTTTCTTTTGTAATGTAATGTTTCTCTAGCTTTTCACGAATATCCTCGGGGATAGCCACACTGCTTTGTCGTATAAAGTCAAAGTATAGCATGGTACAGCTACCGTTGGCACGCAGTTGTCCATTCTGCCATGCTTCATGGATAAGCGTTAGTGATGTTTTGCCAATTTTGGATACATACGTCCTGATTTCCACGTCATAGCCATAGTAGATGGGTTTCAGGTAATTGAAGTCACAGCGAATCATCATGAGGTTCCATTTCTTATACGTTAACTCGAGTGTCGGATTAAATATCTCAAATATGGGGTTACGTGCAGTTTCAAACCATAGGGGTAGTGCGGTATTGTTGATGTGTCTTAAAGCGTCGGTATCTCCGATACGTGGTGTTATGATAGTTTTATACATGTTAAACTTCCTTTGTTGTTTTTATATGTTTATGTTGTTTTAATTTATTGTTATTTATTGGTGGTGAAGATTTGAGATTCAATAATGATTGTTTAAATGATAACATAAATATTTTTAAAATAGAATCTGTTAGAAATGGATGAAAAGTAGGTGGGGGTGATTAAGGATTTTACAGTCAAGAATATAGTACTATCTCTGTAATCTGGTAGAAGTTTCATTGGAATTTGTACTACTACTCCTATTACGATT is part of the Methanosphaera sp. BMS genome and harbors:
- a CDS encoding amidohydrolase family protein, with amino-acid sequence MITIKNGLVLCGFNLQAVKTNVIINDEGRIIKLSPHDESGEIIDATNCIVMPAFLNAHTHIADSILKDVGDGLTISQLVEPPNGLKHKMLNEATDEQLVESMHEEAKEMLYSGISTFIDFREGGIEGVKLLKKAVYDLPINACILGRCNEYYDPKTTVEEARLLTRELLQYCDGVGLSGVQDVDSEIIMQIAQVCNDEDKLAVVHVAEYYDLQEKSIQLTNQTEIERALRAGFTTIVHATQPVLQDLDLLVENSPFIVACPRSNGMLSTGIPPVSVYNEVGLDVALGTDNVMFNKPDMFREMEYTLKAMRGTYQNKITARDILKMATINGFKILGKDISISEGNVSDILVIKQKSEDPYLSVVNRSSAEDIVNFIMGNQM
- a CDS encoding thioesterase family protein, which codes for MYKTIITPRIGDTDALRHINNTALPLWFETARNPIFEIFNPTLELTYKKWNLMMIRCDFNYLKPIYYGYDVEIRTYVSKIGKTSLTLIHEAWQNGQLRANGSCTMLYFDFIRQSSVAIPEDIREKLEKHYITKENLEKNNKKEMNENKKNMDETDYIESDL